GCTGGGCCTTCGGAATCAGCGTGAACGGCAGCCTGTCGCTGGCACGAACGGATCAGGTAACCGCCTATTTGTTGCCAAGCCGGGGCAACAATGCGTGGGATCAATCTCTTGGCGCCGGGTTCGGGCTGGGCGTTCATCGGGAATGGGAACGATGGAGCGTGGGCGCCGCCTGGCAATCGCGCCAATGGGGGCAAACATTCGACAAATACCGCGACGTGACGCCCTATCCCGTGGATCTGCCCGCGACGGTTCAAGCCGGCGCGGCGTTCCGTATCCTTCCCAAACTCGAAGTGGAAATAGACTATCGCTTCATCAACTGGAACGACGTCAAGTTTTTTCACAATCCCAACTCGCGTATGGGCTTCGGCTGGCATAACCAGCACGCCGTACTGTGCGGGATTGAATGGCAGGCCACTCCGCGATGGGATTTCCGCGCGGGATACGCGCACGCCACCCGCGCCATGAACGACGATCATGTCTTTGGAAGCGCCCTCGTTCCGAATGTCGTGCAGGATCAGATAACCCTCGGTTGCTCATTCGCGCCCGGCAATCGTTCCGAACTGCATCTTGCGCTGGGACGCTGGCTGCGCAATTGCCAGACAGAATCGGGCCGGGGCGATTTTTATTCATGGGCGGGCCACGGAACCCGCAGCGGTCTCGAAATCAACTGGCTGTCGCTGGGGTACACCCGGAAATTCTGAAACACCGTACTTCTTGACTTTCAGTCATGAAAGGGCGCAGTTTGTAGATGGATGAAAGCATAGATGGGCTGTTGCGGTTTAGTGCAACTAACGGCACGAAAGGAGACGCTTCGTCATGGAAATCGCCAAGGAAGCCAAAAATCGGAAAGATGCCGCGGCCAAAAACGCCAAAAAAATCGTCAAAGACGTCAAATCCGCCGCGGACAATACGTGGAAGGAATTGAACACGCGGGCTGAAGACGTGAGCGCCGCCGCGAAGGCGCGTTCCGCCGGACTGGCCGTGCGGATGGTCAAGATGCAACGGTCCGCGTTTGACCGCGCCATCAAACTGCTTGCGCAGGCGCAGAAGCAAGGCGACAAACTCCTGAAACAACACATTGAAGACGCATCCTGGATGCCGCCTGAAGGAACGGCCATCGTCAAGGAGTGGAGCCGGGCGCTCAGCAATGGCCGGGATGAATTTCAAAAAGTAGTGGACAGAAGTTGCGATTTGCTGCAAACCATGTTCGAACGGGTTGAAAAGCAGGCAAAGTCGGATGCCAAGTCCGCGGACGCTTCCAAAACCGCGGGCGGCGCCCGAAAGAAATCGCCCGCGAAAAAGAAATCCGCGCGAAGGAAGACAGCGCCAAAGGCGGCCGCGTCGGAAAAAGCCACGCCCGCTGCGTAACCGTTCCTTTGACAGGAGAACTGAAAGATGATGTGCACACGGGGGATTATTTTGTTGTTTTTCGGATCGTTCACGGCGATTTCGTCGGTACAAACATGGGCGCAATCCGAAGAAAGCGTCCGAATGGCTGTATTCGACATTGACGTCACGCCGCCG
This DNA window, taken from Candidatus Hydrogenedentota bacterium, encodes the following:
- a CDS encoding TonB-dependent receptor; the encoded protein is MFCLSQRLAKGLPVAHIRVWAFLATWAAAGFAPASEGILIMGDDAARDGRAGAAVASPRNASWIALNPAGIAGLERQADFELSLVYARATLRTQGIGGVPWTGESDGEEFLPVPSMAIVWPLKTGVLGLSMYSPAGAIFHFPESRSIAGHLFRHTDRNLEYAQSRLALAYAYRFDNGWAFGISVNGSLSLARTDQVTAYLLPSRGNNAWDQSLGAGFGLGVHREWERWSVGAAWQSRQWGQTFDKYRDVTPYPVDLPATVQAGAAFRILPKLEVEIDYRFINWNDVKFFHNPNSRMGFGWHNQHAVLCGIEWQATPRWDFRAGYAHATRAMNDDHVFGSALVPNVVQDQITLGCSFAPGNRSELHLALGRWLRNCQTESGRGDFYSWAGHGTRSGLEINWLSLGYTRKF